A window from Musa acuminata AAA Group cultivar baxijiao chromosome BXJ3-10, Cavendish_Baxijiao_AAA, whole genome shotgun sequence encodes these proteins:
- the LOC135650844 gene encoding pentatricopeptide repeat-containing protein At1g56690, mitochondrial-like: protein MFLIHRHHYTSMRFAPFRLRPTATPAILRANSLIHRYGRLGRIEEAERIFHAMPERTVVSFNALIAAYFLNHLPLCARHLFDRMPLRNTASYNAMLSGLLRCPRRLAEARALFDSIPHPNVVTWTSMIRGYVQHGLVAEAEELFLRMPERNVVSWTVMLGGLIQDCRINDARQLFDRMPEKDVVAWTNMVSGYCIAGRIAEARELFDEMPRRNVVSWTAMISGYLQNLQVDVARKLFEVMPERNEVSWTAMITGYTQAGRVGEAAELFWRMPEKLLAVCNAMILGFGQHGMVEEARKVFDGMVDRDDGTWSAMVKTCEQNGLEMEALDNFRQMQMNGIQPNFASIISVLSVCASLAILDLGREVHAALVRSHFNDDVFVVSALATMYVKCGELVKARKVFDKFDAKDVVMWNSMITAYAQHGLGEEALNIFNDMRDIGMVPNEISYIGVLLACSYSGKIKEGREIFESISSNPLVELRAEHYACMVDLLGRAGLVDEAMNLIKKMPMQADAVVWGALLGACRTHRNTDIAEIAAKKLLHLEPGNAGHYVLLSNIYASSGRWEDVAELRKVMSSRKVSKSPGCSWIEFDKKVHMFTSGDMLAHPEHAILSGMLEKLDGLLKEAGYFPDGAFVLHDVDEEQKAHNLRYHSERLAVAFGILKIPEGLPIRVMKNLRVCGDCHSAVKLIAKITGREIILRDANRFHHFKSGSCSCRDYW from the coding sequence ATGTTCCTTATTCACCGCCACCACTACACATCGATGCGGTTCGCACCGTTCCGCTTGCGACCCACCGCTACACCGGCCATCCTCCGCGCCAACTCTCTTATTCACCGCTATGGCCGTCTCGGTCGCATCGAGGAAGCCGAGAGGATCTTCCACGCTATGCCCGAGCGCACCGTCGTCTCCTTCAACGCCCTTATCGCCGCCTACTTTCTCAACCACCTCCCCCTCTGCGCCCGACACCTCTTCGACCGAATGCCCCTCCGCAACACCGCCTCCTACAACGCCATGCTCTCCGGCCTCCTCCGCTGCCCCCGCCGCCTCGCTGAAGCCCGCGCCCTCTTCGACTCCATACCCCACCCCAATGTCGTCACGTGGACCTCCATGATCCGCGGCTATGTCCAGCACGGCCTTGTCGCCGAGGCCGAGGAGCTCTTTCTTCGCATGCCCGAGCGCAACGTCGTCTCATGGACAGTCATGCTTGGCGGTCTCATCCAGGACTGCCGCATCAATGACGCCAGGCAGCTTTTTGATCGGATGCCCGAGAAGGACGTCGTTGCCTGGACCAACATGGTCTCAGGATACTGCATCGCTGGCCGCATCGCTGAGGCCAGGGAGCTGTTTGACGAGATGCCAAGGCGGAATGTTGTCTCCTGGACGGCTATGATCTCGGGGTACTTGCAGAACCTGCAGGTCGATGTTGCAAGAAAGCTGTTCGAGGTGATGCCGGAGAGGAACGAGGTCTCTTGGACTGCAATGATCACCGGCTACACCCAGGCAGGCCGTGTTGGGGAGGCAGCGGAGCTTTTTTGGAGGATGCCGGAGAAATTGCTGGCCGTTTGCAATGCTATGATTCTTGGTTTTGGGCAGCATGGCATGGTGGAGGAAGCAAGGAAGGTCTTCGACGGGATGGTCGATCGTGATGATGGAACTTGGAGTGCGATGGTCAAGACATGCGAACAGAATGGGCTTGAAATGGAAGCACTTGACAACTTCCGCCAAATGCAGATGAACGGGATCCAGCCAAATTTTGCTTCAATTATCAGCGTGCTCTCTGTTTGTGCCAGCCTAGCAATTCTTGATCTTGGGAGGGAGGTCCATGCAGCACTTGTGAGGTCCCATTTCAACGATGATGTCTTTGTTGTCTCGGCTTTGGCAACGATGTATGTTAAATGCGGTGAACTTGTGAAGGCAAGGAAGGTCTTTGATAAGTTTGATGCAAAGGATGTTGTGATGTGGAACTCAATGATCACTGCCTATGCTCAACATGGTTTAGGGGAGGAAGCTTTGAATATCTTTAATGATATGAGGGACATAGGTATGGTGCCCAATGAGATTAGCTATATTGGGGTTCTGTTGGCTTGTAGTTATTCAGGAAAGATCAAGGAAGGGCGGGAAATTTTTGAATCAATCAGTTCAAATCCTTTGGTTGAGCTAAGAGCTGAGCACTATGCTTGCATGGTTGATCTACTTGGTCGAGCAGGCCTTGTTGATGAAGCAATGAATTTGATCAAAAAGATGCCAATGCAAGCTGATGCTGTTGTTTGGGGTGCTTTGCTAGGTGCATGTAGGACTCACAGGAATACAGATATCGCTGAGATTGCTGCCAAGAAGCTTCTACATTTGGAGCCTGGTAATGCTGGACATTATGTCTTGCTATCTAACATTTATGCTTCAAGTGGGAGATGGGAAGATGTTGCTGAGCTGAGGAAGGTGATGAGCTCAAGGAAGGTGAGCAAGTCTCCAGGTTGTAGTTGGATTGAGTTTGACAAGAAGGTGCATATGTTCACCTCAGGGGACATGTTGGCACATCCTGAGCATGCTATTTTAAGTGGCATGTTGGAGAAATTAGATGGTCTGTTGAAGGAGGCAGGGTACTTTCCAGATGGTGCTTTTGTGCTCCATGATGTTGATGAGGAGCAAAAGGCTCATAACCTGCGATACCACAGTGAGAGGCTGGCAGTGGCATTTGGAATTTTAAAGATTCCTGAAGGATTGCCAATCCGTGTCATGAAGAACCTGAGGGTTTGTGGGGATTGCCATTCAGCTGTTAAGTTGATTGCAAAGATCACTGGCCGAGAGATCATTTTAAGAGATGCTAACAGATTCCACCATTTCAAGAGTGGATCTTGTTCTTGCAGGGATTATTGGTGA